One stretch of Caldinitratiruptor microaerophilus DNA includes these proteins:
- the pdhA gene encoding pyruvate dehydrogenase (acetyl-transferring) E1 component subunit alpha codes for MLTLDEQALAPYTTVRRVLAPDGTPVGPEPELTSDQLLTIYRWLVFLRTHDQRLLTLQRQGRLGTFAPLSGQEASQVGSAFALEPQDWLFPTYRDHGAMMVHGVPEVNVIRYFMGDEWGGRAPDGVRVFPISIPIATQLLHAAGAAWAGKIKGERWVAIGYAGDGGTSPGDFHEALNIASVFELPVVFFIQNNRYAISVPLARQMKSRTIAQRAVAYDIPGVRVDGQDVLAVYSVVQEAVDRARSGGGPTLIESLTYRYGPHTTSDDPKRYRPEAEVSEWQQLDPIERMRRYLVLRGLWDEGREEELQNQVREQVAAAVAEAEAMGRPDPAAIFDYVYEKPTPRLEAQKAQLLERLARRQKEAAARA; via the coding sequence ATGCTGACCCTGGACGAACAGGCCCTGGCTCCGTACACCACCGTCCGCCGCGTGCTGGCGCCGGACGGGACGCCGGTGGGTCCCGAGCCGGAGCTCACGTCCGATCAGCTTCTCACGATATACCGGTGGCTGGTCTTCCTGCGCACCCACGACCAGCGCCTGCTGACCCTGCAGCGCCAGGGCCGCCTCGGCACGTTCGCGCCCCTGAGCGGCCAGGAAGCGAGCCAGGTCGGCAGCGCCTTCGCCCTCGAGCCCCAGGACTGGCTCTTCCCCACCTACCGGGACCACGGGGCGATGATGGTGCACGGCGTGCCCGAGGTGAACGTCATCCGCTACTTCATGGGCGACGAGTGGGGCGGCCGGGCGCCGGACGGCGTGCGCGTGTTCCCCATCTCCATCCCCATCGCCACCCAGCTCCTGCACGCCGCGGGAGCCGCCTGGGCGGGGAAGATCAAGGGCGAGCGGTGGGTCGCCATCGGGTACGCCGGGGATGGCGGCACGTCCCCCGGGGACTTCCACGAGGCCCTCAACATCGCCTCGGTGTTCGAGCTGCCGGTCGTCTTCTTCATCCAGAACAACCGCTACGCCATCAGCGTGCCCCTGGCCCGGCAGATGAAGTCCCGGACCATCGCCCAGCGGGCGGTCGCCTACGACATCCCCGGCGTCCGGGTCGACGGCCAGGACGTGCTGGCGGTGTACAGCGTGGTCCAGGAGGCCGTGGACCGGGCTCGCTCGGGGGGCGGCCCCACGCTCATCGAGTCCCTGACCTATCGCTACGGCCCGCACACCACCTCGGACGACCCGAAGCGCTACCGCCCCGAGGCCGAGGTGAGCGAGTGGCAGCAGCTCGACCCCATCGAGCGGATGCGGCGCTACCTCGTCCTGCGGGGCCTGTGGGACGAGGGCCGGGAGGAGGAGCTGCAGAACCAGGTCCGGGAGCAGGTGGCCGCCGCGGTGGCCGAGGCCGAGGCGATGGGTCGCCCGGATCCGGCCGCCATCTTCGACTACGTCTACGAGAAGCCCACCCCGCGGCTGGAGGCCCAGAAGGCGCAGCTCCTCGAGCGCCTGGCCCGCCGGCAGAAGGAGGCGGCCGCCCGTGCCTAA
- a CDS encoding NYN domain-containing protein, whose protein sequence is MGTCALFIDYENVWKSLRGLNLPLGHRELAELFRSEAARYGELVYARAYAPWDLFPEAMAILDRHDIKPEYVEGGRKDNADLVMSLAIQEFLRVPGRDAGTFILVTGDGDFVHVIRLLQQERKRVVVWGVEGSISARLVHRVAEVARLQDLLQRRGLLPGASPGGERDRSFESQWELATRALVLRAEAVMLRKGWVQVPFLTLLHEMSVSTVFGRDSEERRLLIVRCLEAGILETKKQPNPKRPGTETTFILLKKDHPLVASTLRCTHRIIGHLREILAKSAGVRAVPLGMLRERVAGDPELAAGADGKDRLRALLDVCAAEGILRVEEADGAEPRLLLAPDHPLVEEVVPGEDLTPVLRRLALIIDHYLTRTGYLWMSMGLLRQGLAVVGQETMERAIRLAAETGVIVVRQQPNHFGSRPTTGAYLRYDHPLVGETLEARDRLLQVLAELFEHRDVVPAEVLERRLREADLPSAAGDPAGMWLDVFLAHQILVRSPGPAGEPGYAVQRQHPVLVKHLRSQV, encoded by the coding sequence GTGGGGACGTGCGCACTCTTCATCGATTATGAAAACGTCTGGAAGAGCCTGCGCGGGCTCAACCTCCCCCTCGGCCACCGGGAACTGGCAGAGCTGTTCCGGTCCGAGGCGGCCCGGTACGGCGAACTGGTCTATGCCCGGGCCTACGCCCCCTGGGACCTCTTCCCGGAGGCCATGGCGATCCTGGACCGGCACGACATCAAGCCCGAGTACGTCGAGGGAGGCCGCAAGGACAACGCCGACCTGGTCATGAGCCTGGCCATCCAGGAGTTCCTGCGGGTGCCCGGCCGGGACGCCGGCACGTTCATCCTGGTGACCGGGGACGGGGACTTCGTGCATGTGATCCGGCTGCTGCAGCAGGAGCGCAAGCGGGTCGTCGTGTGGGGCGTGGAGGGGTCGATCTCCGCGCGCCTCGTCCACCGGGTGGCCGAGGTGGCCCGGCTCCAGGACCTGCTGCAGCGGCGGGGCCTCCTGCCCGGCGCATCACCGGGCGGCGAGCGTGACCGGAGCTTCGAGAGCCAGTGGGAGCTGGCCACACGGGCCCTCGTGCTGCGGGCCGAGGCGGTGATGCTGCGCAAGGGCTGGGTTCAGGTTCCGTTCCTGACGCTGCTGCACGAGATGTCGGTCAGCACCGTGTTCGGTCGCGACAGCGAGGAGCGCCGCCTCCTCATCGTCCGGTGTCTGGAGGCCGGCATCCTGGAGACCAAGAAGCAGCCCAACCCGAAGCGCCCGGGGACCGAGACGACCTTCATCCTCCTGAAGAAGGACCACCCGCTCGTGGCCTCGACGCTGCGCTGTACGCACCGGATCATCGGCCATCTGCGGGAGATCCTGGCCAAGAGCGCCGGCGTGCGCGCCGTTCCCCTGGGGATGCTGCGCGAGCGCGTCGCCGGCGATCCGGAGCTCGCCGCGGGCGCGGACGGGAAGGACCGCCTCCGGGCGCTCCTGGACGTGTGTGCCGCGGAGGGAATCCTGCGGGTCGAGGAAGCGGACGGCGCCGAGCCGCGGCTTCTCCTGGCACCCGACCACCCCCTCGTCGAGGAGGTCGTGCCCGGCGAGGACCTGACCCCGGTCCTGCGCCGCCTGGCGCTGATCATCGACCACTACCTCACCCGCACGGGCTACCTCTGGATGTCGATGGGGCTCCTGCGCCAGGGGCTCGCGGTGGTCGGCCAGGAGACGATGGAGCGGGCGATCCGGCTGGCGGCGGAGACCGGGGTGATCGTGGTCCGCCAGCAGCCGAACCACTTCGGCTCCCGGCCGACCACCGGCGCCTACCTGCGGTACGACCACCCGCTGGTCGGGGAGACCCTGGAGGCCCGGGACCGCCTCCTGCAGGTTCTGGCGGAGCTGTTCGAACACCGGGACGTGGTTCCGGCCGAGGTCCTGGAGCGCCGTCTCCGGGAGGCCGACCTGCCGTCGGCCGCGGGCGACCCCGCCGGCATGTGGCTGGACGTGTTCCTGGCGCACCAGATCCTCGTGCGTAGCCCCGGGCCCGCCGGGGAACCGGGGTACGCCGTGCAGCGGCAGCATCCCGTGCTGGTGAAACACCTGCGGAGCCAGGTCTGA
- a CDS encoding DUF4912 domain-containing protein, whose amino-acid sequence MPWLLLLFALAAALALCLFAGTRRRPPAHAGKAAASAGRPPEAALREARATRLEVAAEPAPLPSRYGVDEVVAMVKDPFQLYAYWELTGGAEPALAARLGPGFGATRRVLRIHDVDSGIVQEFALEDTHDHWWVEARPGRRYAVEVGRAGPGGAWYPLARSEVVRTPELPSAPAWTPAAAAGQPAAAAAWPGAGGLHAVWSPGPAPGSPWGQRGARS is encoded by the coding sequence GTGCCGTGGCTTCTCCTGCTCTTCGCACTGGCCGCCGCGCTGGCGCTGTGCCTCTTCGCCGGGACCCGCCGGCGACCGCCGGCGCACGCCGGGAAGGCCGCGGCGAGCGCGGGGCGGCCCCCCGAGGCCGCCCTCCGGGAGGCCCGGGCGACGCGGCTGGAGGTGGCGGCGGAGCCTGCCCCCCTTCCCTCGCGCTACGGCGTCGACGAGGTCGTGGCGATGGTCAAGGACCCGTTCCAGCTGTACGCTTACTGGGAACTCACCGGTGGAGCCGAACCCGCCCTGGCAGCCCGGCTGGGACCCGGGTTCGGTGCAACCCGGCGGGTGTTGCGAATCCACGACGTGGACAGCGGCATCGTCCAGGAATTCGCTCTCGAGGACACGCACGACCACTGGTGGGTCGAAGCCCGCCCCGGCCGGCGGTACGCCGTCGAGGTCGGGCGCGCCGGCCCCGGCGGCGCCTGGTACCCACTCGCCCGGTCGGAGGTGGTTCGCACGCCGGAGCTCCCCTCGGCCCCGGCGTGGACGCCCGCGGCAGCGGCCGGTCAGCCGGCCGCTGCCGCCGCGTGGCCCGGGGCCGGCGGCCTGCACGCGGTCTGGTCCCCGGGTCCGGCCCCGGGGTCGCCGTGGGGGCAGCGGGGGGCCCGCTCGTGA
- a CDS encoding glycoside hydrolase family 57 protein — protein MNALTPPPDRQGYVALILHAHLPYMRHPEDPHALELRWLYDGITECYLPLLEVLEHLGADGVPFVLTLSVSPTLLNMLADPLLRRRYEAHLDALIELADREVARTAGDGEIHAVAQMYQHLLRRRRRQWRRLGGDLTGALRDLAGAGRIELLTCAATHGFLPLLAVRPEAVRAQVAVAVAEFRRFFGHPPAGFWLPECGYYPGLETVLAAEGVRYVVLETHGLTGARPAPSAGAYAPVWIGDGVAALGRDPETSRQVWSAREGYPGDYAYREYYRDVGFDLDLEYVRPYVHPDGHRVATGIKYFRITGPTDHKAIYDPGAAHQTAVRHAGHFVWCRERQVEYLAARLHRPPLIVAPYDAELFGHWWFEGPVWLEHVARRAACEQSVWGFTTPGAYLAAHPPVERVEPPLSSWGYGGYCDFWLSGPNHWVWRHLHHTSARMAELVRRHARAPRDALLHRALRQAGREVLLAQASDWPFILRSGTQVEYARRRLHLHLGRFTRLYEDLTAGRRPDPDWLRQVEEEDACFPDLDPAVFA, from the coding sequence GTGAACGCGTTGACTCCTCCCCCGGACCGCCAGGGGTACGTGGCCCTGATCCTCCACGCCCACCTTCCGTACATGCGCCACCCGGAGGACCCGCACGCCCTGGAGCTGCGGTGGCTCTACGACGGCATCACGGAGTGCTACCTGCCGCTCCTGGAGGTGCTGGAGCACCTCGGGGCGGACGGGGTGCCGTTCGTGCTCACGCTGTCGGTCAGCCCCACCCTGCTCAACATGCTCGCCGACCCGCTCCTGCGCCGGCGCTACGAGGCGCACCTCGATGCCCTGATCGAGCTCGCCGACCGCGAGGTGGCCCGCACCGCCGGCGACGGCGAGATCCACGCCGTGGCGCAGATGTACCAGCACCTGCTGCGGCGCCGCCGCCGGCAGTGGCGGCGCCTGGGCGGGGACCTGACCGGGGCGCTGCGGGACCTGGCCGGCGCCGGCCGGATCGAGCTCCTCACCTGCGCGGCCACGCACGGGTTCCTGCCGCTCCTCGCCGTGCGGCCGGAGGCCGTCCGGGCCCAGGTGGCGGTCGCGGTGGCCGAGTTCCGGCGGTTCTTCGGCCACCCCCCGGCCGGCTTCTGGCTGCCCGAGTGCGGCTACTACCCGGGCCTGGAGACCGTGCTGGCGGCGGAGGGCGTCCGGTACGTCGTGCTCGAGACCCACGGCCTCACCGGCGCCCGGCCGGCTCCGAGCGCCGGCGCGTACGCCCCGGTGTGGATCGGCGACGGGGTCGCGGCCCTGGGGCGCGACCCGGAGACCTCGCGGCAGGTCTGGTCGGCCCGGGAGGGCTATCCGGGCGACTACGCCTACCGGGAGTACTACCGCGACGTGGGGTTCGACCTCGACCTCGAGTACGTCCGGCCGTACGTCCACCCGGACGGACACCGGGTGGCGACGGGGATCAAGTACTTCCGCATCACCGGCCCGACTGACCACAAGGCGATCTACGATCCGGGGGCGGCCCACCAGACCGCAGTCCGCCACGCCGGCCACTTCGTCTGGTGCCGGGAACGCCAGGTCGAGTACCTCGCCGCGCGCCTTCACCGGCCGCCCCTGATCGTCGCGCCCTACGACGCGGAGCTGTTCGGGCACTGGTGGTTCGAGGGCCCCGTGTGGCTGGAGCACGTGGCCCGCAGGGCGGCCTGTGAGCAGTCCGTGTGGGGTTTCACCACCCCGGGCGCGTACCTTGCCGCCCACCCGCCGGTCGAGCGGGTTGAGCCGCCCCTGTCCAGCTGGGGTTACGGCGGGTACTGCGACTTCTGGCTCTCCGGCCCCAACCACTGGGTGTGGCGCCATCTCCACCACACGAGTGCCCGGATGGCGGAACTGGTGAGGCGCCACGCGCGTGCGCCGCGGGACGCGCTCCTGCACCGGGCCCTGCGGCAGGCCGGCCGGGAGGTACTCCTGGCGCAGGCCAGCGACTGGCCGTTCATCCTGCGCAGCGGCACCCAGGTGGAGTACGCGCGCCGGCGGCTCCACCTTCACCTGGGGCGGTTCACCCGTCTGTACGAGGACCTGACGGCGGGCCGCCGGCCCGACCCCGACTGGCTTCGCCAGGTGGAAGAGGAGGATGCCTGCTTTCCGGACCTCGATCCGGCCGTCTTCGCCTAG